The Chryseobacterium geocarposphaerae genome has a window encoding:
- a CDS encoding RagB/SusD family nutrient uptake outer membrane protein has translation MKKIFYIAIAVLGLTATSCSEELMETYAPGALTEETAIQTADDLQLFLNNTYNGLTSRSESEFVSIFTDEVGIGFENGGQGINDDYVFFMTPQATAPDNLWAVNYFTIARTNRVLDLATKLKPTTTADINKINKIKAEALTLRAYCHLRILSYFTTDMKNPSALAGIISNKIYGIDDNDYPRNTNAEFYSFIHNDLDQAITLYNGLPAAAFSNIYASKTFAQGLKARAYTYAGDYTNAETWANTVISTSGLSLSTYATYPSVFLTESNASNVEVIFKLKRTNTQNAQASNLHNAWYNGSPSVAGAPWYEISRALFNKLNTSDTRYRTLVNPNSTIDPNYATAADVRNSDRLLINKHGGTLTAGAAPWASTASNANNNDVKVMRLAEMYLIRAEARTAAGDLVGAATALKALRDSRYSTAQTLPVFANAQAAWKAILDERRIEFAFEGYRFIDLKRLGTLANSGIDRNPADYQSATANYPAGNPSNLPLTSYKWALPIPTSETNVNSAIQQNPGY, from the coding sequence ATGAAAAAGATATTTTATATAGCAATAGCAGTTTTAGGATTAACTGCGACTTCGTGTAGCGAAGAATTGATGGAAACTTATGCACCTGGTGCTTTAACTGAGGAAACAGCAATCCAAACTGCAGATGATTTACAATTATTCTTAAACAATACATATAATGGATTAACAAGCAGAAGTGAGTCTGAATTTGTTTCTATTTTTACTGATGAAGTGGGTATTGGTTTTGAAAATGGAGGGCAGGGTATTAATGATGACTATGTGTTTTTCATGACTCCTCAGGCAACTGCCCCTGATAATCTTTGGGCTGTAAATTATTTTACTATCGCAAGAACTAATCGAGTATTAGATCTAGCAACTAAATTGAAACCAACAACAACGGCTGATATTAATAAGATCAATAAAATAAAGGCGGAAGCTTTAACTTTAAGAGCTTACTGTCATTTGAGAATCTTATCTTATTTTACTACGGATATGAAAAACCCGTCAGCCCTTGCTGGTATTATTTCAAATAAAATTTATGGTATTGATGATAATGATTATCCTAGAAATACTAACGCAGAGTTTTATTCATTTATTCACAATGATTTAGATCAAGCTATTACGTTGTATAATGGCTTACCTGCAGCAGCTTTTTCTAATATTTATGCTAGTAAAACATTTGCACAAGGATTAAAAGCGAGAGCTTATACTTATGCAGGTGATTATACAAATGCAGAAACATGGGCTAATACAGTTATCAGTACTTCTGGGTTGTCTTTATCAACATATGCAACTTATCCATCAGTTTTCCTTACTGAATCTAATGCTAGTAATGTAGAAGTTATTTTTAAGTTAAAGAGAACAAATACACAAAATGCTCAAGCGAGCAACCTTCATAATGCTTGGTATAATGGTTCGCCTTCTGTAGCAGGAGCTCCTTGGTATGAGATAAGTAGAGCGTTGTTTAATAAATTGAACACTTCAGATACACGTTATAGAACATTAGTGAATCCAAATTCTACAATCGATCCAAATTATGCTACGGCAGCTGATGTTAGAAATTCAGATAGATTGCTAATCAATAAGCACGGTGGAACATTGACAGCAGGTGCTGCTCCTTGGGCTTCAACTGCTTCAAATGCTAATAACAATGATGTTAAAGTAATGAGGTTGGCAGAAATGTATCTAATCAGAGCTGAAGCTAGAACGGCTGCAGGTGATTTGGTAGGTGCTGCAACAGCTTTAAAAGCATTGAGAGATTCTAGATATAGTACTGCACAGACTTTGCCGGTTTTTGCTAATGCACAAGCTGCATGGAAAGCAATTCTTGATGAGAGAAGAATAGAATTTGCTTTTGAAGGATATCGTTTCATAGATTTAAAAAGATTAGGAACATTAGCAAACTCAGGAATAGATAGAAATCCGGCAGATTATCAATCTGCGACCGCAAATTACCCAGCAGGTAACCCTTCAAATCTGCCTCTAACTAGTTATAAGTGGGCGTTGCCAATTCCAACTAGCGAAACAAATGTTAACTCTGCTATTCAGCAGAATCCTGGTTATTAA
- the bshC gene encoding bacillithiol biosynthesis cysteine-adding enzyme BshC has protein sequence MKTINKISFQDIQSIPQLVKDFLNQKIEGFEENTFSIDHFRNQIHVKQDAFSSEQRIILCNALENQLSDVVLSSKQKEHLESLKQPNTFTITTGHQLNLFSGPAFFVYKILQTIKTCTYLKENFPDFNFVPVYWMASEDHDFAEINHFKTESNYYETNEKSGGAVGRIHIHDTHFISEFEKEFKDSIFGTELILMLKESYKAGNTLTEAIRILVNRLFSEFGLLILDGDSRELKKQVKGIFKDELLNFSLNKISKEKVDFLTEKYGKVQVNPREINLFYLSETRDRIDFDGNNYFIVDKNISFTEEEILNELENAPEKFSPNALMRPVYQECVLPNLAYIGGNAEIMYWLELKDYFKKINIPFPVLIPRNSMLFLKEKTLGKIQKLNLRIEDFFENFTTIINHKIVEDNSILKLLDEKESLLMNNFSELKAVAETTEKSFGNMVKAEEVRQLKSFARMKKRLLHAEKIKQSELLERLENLFLDVHPSKNWQERVYNFSVFFADFGYSWLETCLEEMVVQESKLIIVAI, from the coding sequence TTGAAAACTATTAATAAAATATCATTTCAAGATATACAAAGCATTCCTCAGTTAGTAAAAGACTTTTTGAATCAGAAAATTGAGGGATTTGAAGAAAATACATTTTCTATAGATCATTTTAGAAATCAGATTCATGTCAAGCAGGATGCGTTCTCTTCAGAACAAAGAATTATTTTATGTAATGCTTTAGAAAATCAGCTTTCAGATGTTGTACTTTCCTCAAAACAGAAAGAACATTTGGAAAGCTTAAAACAGCCCAATACATTTACGATTACGACGGGGCATCAATTGAACCTTTTTTCAGGACCTGCGTTTTTTGTATATAAAATTTTACAAACAATTAAAACCTGTACTTATTTAAAAGAAAATTTCCCTGATTTTAATTTTGTTCCGGTCTATTGGATGGCTTCGGAAGATCATGATTTTGCGGAGATCAACCATTTTAAAACTGAGTCTAATTATTATGAGACCAATGAAAAATCAGGAGGTGCTGTAGGAAGAATCCATATTCATGATACGCATTTCATTTCCGAATTTGAAAAAGAATTCAAAGATTCTATTTTTGGAACCGAACTGATTTTGATGCTGAAAGAGTCTTATAAAGCAGGAAATACATTGACGGAGGCTATTAGAATTTTAGTCAACAGATTGTTCTCTGAATTCGGTTTGTTGATCTTGGATGGAGATTCAAGAGAACTCAAAAAACAGGTTAAAGGTATTTTCAAAGATGAGCTTCTTAATTTCAGTTTGAATAAGATTTCAAAAGAAAAAGTGGATTTTCTGACTGAGAAATATGGAAAAGTGCAAGTAAACCCTCGTGAGATCAATCTCTTCTATCTTTCAGAAACAAGAGACAGAATTGATTTTGACGGAAATAACTATTTCATTGTAGATAAAAATATCTCGTTTACAGAAGAAGAAATCTTAAATGAATTGGAAAATGCACCTGAAAAATTCAGTCCGAATGCTTTGATGCGTCCGGTGTATCAGGAATGTGTTTTACCCAATCTGGCTTATATTGGAGGGAACGCCGAGATTATGTATTGGCTGGAACTTAAAGATTATTTCAAAAAAATAAATATTCCCTTCCCGGTGCTGATTCCGAGAAATTCCATGTTGTTTTTAAAGGAGAAAACATTAGGGAAAATTCAGAAGCTGAATCTTAGAATAGAAGATTTTTTTGAGAATTTTACAACAATTATCAATCATAAAATAGTTGAGGATAATAGCATCTTAAAACTTTTAGACGAAAAAGAAAGTCTATTAATGAACAATTTTTCTGAACTGAAAGCTGTGGCGGAAACCACCGAAAAATCTTTTGGAAATATGGTGAAAGCCGAAGAAGTAAGACAGCTGAAATCATTTGCCCGAATGAAAAAGCGCCTTCTTCACGCAGAAAAAATTAAACAAAGCGAATTGCTGGAAAGATTGGAAAATCTGTTTCTGGATGTGCATCCTTCCAAGAATTGGCAGGAAAGAGTGTATAACTTTAGTGTATTTTTTGCTGACTTCGGGTATTCATGGCTTGAAACTTGTTTAGAAGAAATGGTGGTTCAGGAATCCAAATTGATTATTGTTGCCATTTAA
- the fabD gene encoding ACP S-malonyltransferase, producing MKALVFPGQGSQFVGMGKELYDSRKDIKDLMESANEILGFDILSIMFNGTDEDLKKTEVTQPSIFIHSVAALKAVNGLGAEMVAGHSLGEFSALVANGVLSFDDGLKLVSERAKAMQAACDANPSSMAAILGLEDAKVEEICAQISGIVVPANYNCPGQLVISGETVAVEEACVKLKEAGAKRALLLPVNGAFHSPLMQPAQERLAAAIEQTKFRKATIPVYQNITTTSVSDPDEIKKNLIAQLTGPVKWTQSVQNMIKDGATNFVEVGPGKTLQGLIKKIDGSVDVASAI from the coding sequence ATGAAAGCACTTGTATTTCCTGGGCAGGGTTCTCAGTTCGTAGGAATGGGAAAAGAATTGTATGATTCTCGAAAAGACATTAAGGACTTGATGGAATCTGCCAATGAAATTTTAGGGTTCGACATTCTTTCTATTATGTTTAATGGAACAGATGAAGATCTTAAAAAAACTGAGGTTACTCAACCTTCAATTTTTATACATTCAGTAGCTGCACTTAAAGCAGTAAACGGTCTTGGGGCTGAAATGGTTGCAGGGCATTCTTTAGGAGAATTTTCAGCGTTGGTTGCCAATGGAGTTTTATCTTTTGACGATGGCTTGAAATTGGTTTCTGAAAGAGCAAAAGCGATGCAGGCAGCTTGTGATGCGAATCCAAGTTCTATGGCGGCGATTTTAGGATTGGAAGATGCTAAAGTTGAAGAAATCTGCGCACAGATTAGTGGAATTGTAGTTCCTGCCAATTACAACTGTCCCGGACAATTGGTAATTTCTGGAGAAACAGTTGCTGTTGAAGAAGCTTGCGTAAAATTAAAAGAAGCAGGAGCAAAAAGAGCATTGTTGTTACCTGTAAACGGAGCATTCCATTCTCCATTGATGCAACCCGCACAAGAAAGATTGGCTGCTGCTATTGAACAGACAAAATTCAGAAAAGCTACTATTCCTGTGTATCAGAATATTACGACTACTTCAGTTTCTGATCCGGATGAAATTAAAAAAAATCTGATTGCTCAATTAACAGGTCCTGTAAAATGGACGCAGTCAGTTCAGAATATGATTAAAGACGGTGCAACTAATTTCGTAGAAGTTGGACCGGGGAAAACGTTACAAGGGTTGATCAAGAAGATTGATGGTTCTGTGGACGTAGCTTCTGCAATCTAA
- a CDS encoding LysM peptidoglycan-binding domain-containing protein: MIKRFFILSSICMVLGASAQKSHTVVKGDTPYNIAKRYGLTVDELLKLNPKFKEGKLAIGDVLTVKSGTTSASKTTVAEKPKTNTSSQSGKIILQPKQTIYGITKQYHISETDLRALNPDLDSHMKIGDEITLPLANIKKYGGSESQVAVAAPKAVEKSADSDTIADGEYVIQAKDNYYRVSKQFNISQKELFALNPGLEERGLKPGEKIIVKKTNTAITSEPVSSKEKMDSESGTVATSEAVAGDDFVTYTVQQGDTVFSIVNKFGISIDELIALNPDLSHGLKAGMVLKIKKQDPAYVKKNGDALSVVLMLPFGYSTNETQYRSMAMDFLTGAKLAIERNARNGQKLEIKIVDSGNEGTFRNSLTQINPDNTDLIIGPFFKSNVVDVLDFTKNQKIPIVAPFANSPELYNYSNLIIVETNDQTYADKIVDEVRASYSDQKIYIVADAKKTNANYIKSGLEKALKKPNVIIVNSASEIQLDQNMMTGQSAPVIAVLANDSNDVGEAFANKVISLSKDVQGIKAFSMYYAPVFEKKVDELSQANLVYLMDRKINAEGSFEKEILAAYKSKYCKTPPKYAVIGFDVVNDMLTRENRKGEIFRQMNKVQTQLATKFEFVKSKANGAYVNTGYRVIRLVP; this comes from the coding sequence ATGATAAAGAGGTTTTTTATTTTATCCAGTATATGTATGGTTTTGGGAGCATCTGCTCAGAAATCACACACCGTTGTAAAAGGTGATACTCCTTACAATATTGCTAAAAGATACGGGCTCACTGTTGATGAATTACTTAAACTGAACCCTAAATTTAAAGAAGGGAAACTGGCAATTGGTGATGTTTTAACGGTAAAATCCGGAACAACTTCAGCTTCTAAAACAACTGTTGCTGAAAAGCCAAAAACAAATACTTCTTCTCAATCCGGGAAAATTATTTTACAGCCTAAACAAACGATTTACGGAATTACAAAACAATATCATATTTCCGAAACTGATCTTAGAGCACTTAATCCCGATCTTGATTCCCATATGAAGATTGGGGATGAAATCACTTTACCTCTTGCAAACATCAAAAAATACGGAGGAAGTGAGTCGCAAGTTGCTGTGGCAGCTCCTAAAGCTGTTGAAAAATCTGCCGATTCCGATACCATTGCAGACGGGGAATATGTTATACAAGCAAAAGATAATTATTACAGAGTCTCAAAACAATTCAATATTTCTCAAAAAGAATTATTTGCTTTAAACCCGGGATTAGAAGAAAGAGGACTGAAACCTGGAGAAAAAATTATTGTTAAAAAAACAAACACAGCTATAACTTCTGAACCTGTTAGCTCAAAAGAGAAAATGGATTCAGAAAGTGGAACTGTTGCAACTTCAGAAGCTGTTGCGGGCGATGATTTTGTTACTTATACCGTTCAGCAGGGCGATACTGTCTTTTCTATTGTCAATAAGTTTGGAATCTCTATTGATGAACTAATCGCTTTGAATCCTGATTTATCACATGGTTTAAAAGCAGGAATGGTTTTGAAAATTAAAAAACAGGATCCTGCTTATGTAAAGAAAAATGGGGATGCTTTAAGCGTTGTTTTAATGCTTCCTTTTGGATATAGTACAAACGAAACCCAGTACAGGTCTATGGCAATGGACTTCTTGACAGGAGCTAAATTAGCCATCGAAAGAAACGCGAGAAACGGTCAGAAGCTAGAAATTAAAATTGTGGACTCCGGTAACGAAGGAACTTTCAGAAACTCTTTGACACAAATCAATCCTGATAATACAGATTTGATTATTGGACCATTCTTCAAATCGAATGTCGTAGACGTTTTAGATTTTACAAAAAATCAAAAAATTCCGATTGTTGCTCCTTTTGCCAACTCTCCGGAATTATATAACTATAGCAACCTGATTATTGTAGAAACAAACGATCAGACCTATGCCGATAAAATTGTGGATGAAGTAAGAGCTTCTTACTCTGATCAAAAGATTTACATTGTCGCAGACGCTAAAAAAACGAATGCAAACTATATCAAGAGCGGTTTAGAAAAAGCGCTTAAGAAACCAAATGTAATTATCGTTAATTCTGCTTCCGAAATTCAGTTAGATCAGAATATGATGACGGGGCAGTCTGCTCCTGTGATTGCTGTTTTGGCTAATGATAGCAATGATGTGGGAGAAGCTTTTGCTAATAAAGTGATTTCTCTTTCCAAAGATGTGCAGGGAATAAAAGCGTTCAGTATGTATTATGCTCCTGTTTTTGAGAAAAAAGTAGATGAGCTTAGTCAGGCAAACTTAGTTTACCTTATGGATAGAAAAATCAATGCAGAAGGTAGTTTTGAAAAAGAAATTTTAGCAGCATACAAAAGCAAATATTGTAAGACACCTCCAAAATATGCAGTAATAGGATTTGATGTTGTAAATGATATGTTGACAAGAGAAAACAGAAAAGGAGAGATCTTCAGACAAATGAATAAAGTACAGACCCAGCTGGCTACCAAATTTGAGTTTGTAAAATCAAAAGCCAATGGAGCTTATGTAAATACTGGGTACAGAGTTATTAGGTTGGTTCCTTAA
- a CDS encoding GYDIA family GHMP kinase, whose product MGEIFSPGKLMLTSEYFAMDGALVLAVPTKLGQEFSFKEKNDEKSLICWEAYHQNKLWLKAVIDYQNWQILETNIPSSAEFILKTLKNVQALSTIKFKNNFTYHLTTNLQFPADYGLGSSSTLMNNLAEWAEVDPFYLNKISLGGSGYDIAVAKEKSAIIFQSVPEVKYEKVDFDPPFKNELIFIHLNQKQDSREGISLYKSKTKSQKLVDEFSDLTRNILLCSELENFSELMLIHEQRISNFLEIPTVKARFFADCPVFIKSLGAWGGDFVMSSKFEGFKDYFWGKGFHTIFEYSDLIN is encoded by the coding sequence ATGGGCGAGATATTTTCACCAGGGAAGCTAATGCTGACTTCAGAATATTTCGCGATGGACGGAGCTCTTGTCTTAGCGGTACCTACCAAGCTGGGACAAGAGTTTTCTTTTAAAGAAAAAAATGATGAAAAATCCCTTATATGCTGGGAAGCCTATCATCAAAATAAACTTTGGTTAAAAGCTGTCATAGATTATCAAAACTGGCAGATCCTGGAAACCAATATTCCTTCAAGTGCTGAATTTATCTTGAAAACATTAAAGAACGTTCAGGCACTTTCTACTATTAAATTCAAAAACAATTTTACTTATCACTTAACAACCAATCTTCAGTTTCCGGCAGATTATGGTTTGGGTAGCAGTTCTACTTTAATGAACAATCTTGCGGAATGGGCTGAAGTTGATCCTTTCTATTTAAATAAGATAAGCTTGGGAGGTAGTGGTTATGATATTGCGGTAGCAAAAGAGAAATCTGCCATCATTTTTCAGAGCGTTCCTGAGGTTAAATATGAAAAGGTGGACTTTGATCCCCCTTTCAAAAATGAACTAATTTTTATCCACTTAAATCAGAAGCAGGATAGCCGTGAAGGAATCAGTCTTTACAAGTCAAAAACAAAGTCCCAAAAACTGGTCGATGAATTTTCGGATCTTACAAGAAATATTTTACTATGTAGCGAATTGGAAAATTTTTCTGAACTAATGTTGATTCATGAGCAAAGAATCTCCAATTTTCTTGAAATTCCGACAGTTAAAGCGAGGTTTTTCGCTGATTGTCCGGTATTTATCAAAAGTTTAGGCGCTTGGGGTGGAGATTTTGTAATGAGCTCAAAATTTGAGGGCTTTAAGGACTATTTTTGGGGAAAAGGTTTTCACACAATTTTTGAGTATTCTGATTTAATTAACTGA
- a CDS encoding putative porin, which translates to MKYIFLIILFLSFTAQAQIVNNKDKSLTPQKEGDSLIIDSGKKDSLKIFKPTINDYLYQKQYGEKKIFDTVLTVDKTNIFSQYNNRDNFGKAQLANIGSGFNPLSHEVNAEQNLTLLPSNKSYGILGVEDIHYYDVKTPTATFVYHNAMKNGAALKSTYTQNIGKRFNFALEYMGLRSQGLYRNSLAANNNTLFSGHYVSKKGNYELFAHYLHQNVNNQENGGIAIDSVFQNGDSNSSNRQNVQVNLGTSSSQFSYRRYYLTHQLTPFNSEKFPFKIRHTLSHEGNKYYYGQTSLESYWYSLPAEIVTGALYVSKKYSDNFSNTFSLVFDNEKFKLDAGVRYQMLKFGASEISLTDLVIPNELKENRIGAVGNLQIKLLDKIQLNSFLEFSNGSQFGTYLKTTNNLKFEPVKDYFVNAKVNFQSVYPSFNYLMNTSVYKKFNYYLQDAKNQTVTEIGGNINLKWFKTELFVNYFRIDNYTYFDSGAKPQQSNSSLNISQIGGDATFSYGKFHLNTRLQFQNALTNKDLLPMPSFIGRANLFYQAKAFKNAAEVQMGIKAYYFSKFASREYFPILNEYILPTANSFSIGGQPMIDAYFNMKVKKMFFFIEGQQVGTLLSHNKAYAFPHYPTYDFRLNIGIVWYLFN; encoded by the coding sequence ATGAAATACATATTTCTTATCATACTCTTTCTAAGCTTTACAGCTCAGGCCCAAATAGTTAATAATAAAGATAAAAGCCTGACTCCTCAAAAGGAGGGAGACTCTTTAATCATAGATTCAGGGAAGAAAGACTCCTTAAAAATATTCAAGCCTACCATTAATGATTATCTATATCAAAAGCAATATGGTGAAAAGAAGATTTTTGATACGGTATTGACGGTTGATAAAACAAATATTTTTTCACAGTATAATAACAGAGATAACTTTGGAAAGGCTCAGCTTGCAAATATAGGATCTGGATTCAATCCATTGTCACATGAGGTAAATGCTGAACAAAATCTAACCTTACTTCCCTCAAATAAATCCTATGGAATTTTAGGAGTTGAAGATATTCACTATTATGACGTGAAAACACCGACTGCAACATTTGTTTATCATAATGCAATGAAAAATGGAGCAGCTTTGAAATCTACTTATACTCAAAATATAGGCAAGAGATTTAATTTTGCATTAGAATATATGGGGCTTCGTTCTCAAGGGCTTTATAGAAATTCTTTAGCGGCAAATAACAATACATTATTTTCAGGGCATTATGTTTCTAAAAAAGGAAACTATGAATTGTTTGCTCACTATCTGCACCAGAATGTGAACAATCAGGAAAACGGTGGAATTGCGATTGACAGTGTTTTTCAAAATGGTGACAGCAATTCAAGCAACAGACAGAATGTTCAGGTTAATCTGGGAACTTCAAGCTCTCAATTCTCCTATAGAAGATATTACTTGACTCATCAGTTAACACCTTTCAATTCGGAAAAATTTCCGTTTAAAATAAGGCATACTCTTTCTCATGAAGGGAATAAATATTACTACGGACAGACAAGCTTAGAATCTTATTGGTATAGCCTTCCTGCAGAAATTGTGACCGGAGCGCTCTATGTTTCAAAAAAATATTCGGATAACTTTAGTAATACGTTCAGTTTGGTTTTTGATAATGAAAAATTCAAGCTTGATGCGGGAGTCCGGTATCAGATGTTAAAATTTGGAGCTTCAGAAATTTCGCTGACAGATTTGGTGATTCCCAATGAGCTTAAAGAGAACAGGATTGGAGCCGTTGGAAATTTACAGATTAAATTGTTAGATAAAATCCAGTTGAATTCATTCCTTGAGTTTTCTAATGGAAGCCAATTCGGAACTTATCTTAAAACAACAAATAATTTGAAATTTGAACCGGTAAAAGATTACTTTGTCAATGCTAAAGTAAATTTCCAGAGTGTATATCCTTCTTTCAATTATCTGATGAATACTTCTGTGTATAAAAAATTCAATTATTATCTCCAGGATGCTAAAAATCAAACCGTGACAGAGATTGGAGGGAATATTAATTTGAAATGGTTCAAAACAGAATTGTTTGTTAATTATTTCAGAATAGATAATTATACCTATTTTGACAGCGGCGCAAAGCCTCAGCAAAGCAATAGCTCATTGAATATTTCTCAGATCGGAGGGGATGCTACTTTCAGTTATGGTAAATTTCATTTGAACACAAGATTGCAGTTCCAAAATGCACTGACTAATAAGGATCTTCTACCTATGCCAAGTTTTATTGGAAGAGCTAATTTATTTTATCAGGCAAAAGCATTTAAGAATGCTGCGGAAGTTCAGATGGGGATAAAAGCCTATTACTTCTCAAAATTCGCATCAAGAGAATATTTTCCGATACTTAACGAATATATTTTACCTACGGCAAATTCTTTTTCAATCGGAGGACAACCTATGATTGATGCCTACTTTAATATGAAGGTTAAAAAAATGTTCTTTTTCATAGAAGGACAGCAGGTAGGAACACTCCTTTCCCACAACAAAGCATATGCATTTCCACACTATCCGACCTATGATTTTAGGTTAAATATTGGAATCGTGTGGTATTTGTTCAACTAA